Proteins encoded together in one Pseudomonas arsenicoxydans window:
- a CDS encoding DUF6124 family protein, which yields MFKITPNPPETDDVSPYESTDPKKLNEAADRALDFYLKPVIPQTTPRKPSTIFLIAPDIDNETLLANACESLASASVMLSDFAGLVEGTHRNTLLGIQQSVMLGELAVNRLLDNLDPPGCTV from the coding sequence ATGTTCAAAATTACTCCAAATCCCCCGGAAACCGACGACGTTTCCCCCTACGAATCCACCGATCCCAAAAAGCTCAACGAAGCCGCCGACCGCGCCCTCGATTTCTACCTCAAACCGGTCATCCCCCAAACCACTCCACGCAAACCCAGCACCATTTTCCTGATCGCCCCCGACATCGATAACGAAACCCTGCTGGCCAACGCCTGCGAGTCGCTGGCCTCGGCGAGCGTGATGCTGAGTGATTTTGCGGGGTTGGTCGAAGGCACGCACCGCAACACCCTGCTCGGCATTCAGCAATCGGTCATGCTGGGTGAACTGGCGGTGAACCGCTTGCTGGACAACCTCGATCCACCGGGTTGCACCGTCTAA